The nucleotide sequence GCATGCCCAGCCGTCCGAGCCGTAGCGCGATTTGGCCTGCAGCCCCAGGAGAAACGCCTTCTTCCGGATATAGAGACGCGCCTTCGGATCGGTCTCGATCTGCAGACCGGCAACATGGCCGGTATCGTCGATCAGCAAGGTCAGGATCGCGGGATGGCCCGCCACCATCGTGCCGTCGCGGCTGGTCGATGGATCGTAACCAAATCGGATCGCCCGTGTTCCATTCTTCTCGGCAGGACAGTCGCGCCAATCCTTCCAGCCAGAAAGTGTTCGCTTCGAATCCGCCGCGCAAGAGAAGTCGACGTAACCTGACTCCGCCAGCTCGGCCGCGGCCATTCCGAGGCGAATGTCGCGCAGATCGTTGCCGCCGAACTCTTCCGTCCGTGCCGGAGAGTACGCAAGTGCGACGGCCTGCCAGACAAGCAGGCCCGCGGCAAGAACTCCCGATAGCGTCAGTCTGTCCATCACTTGCCCTTCCCCATGCTGGCGGTCGCATCATCCGGCTTCTGCGCCTTGTAGACGTCGCATACCCGCGACGTGCTTGAGAAGAAGGCGACGCATTCCGCGTAAGTGGGTTCACCCGCTCCCTTGATATGGGCGATCACGTAATCGGCGACGGCTTCGATATCCTTCGGCCGCAGAAATGTTCCGCCCTCGGGCGGCATCTGTGCCCCCGCGTCCTGGCGGTTCATGCCATGGCATTTCACCTCATCGTAGGCGCCGCGCATGAAGAACGGCATCCCCGTGCCTGGCCGCCCGCAGCCGACGGTTTCAATGATCTGATCCCGCGTCAGCTCGGTCTTGCGCAGCGACAGCGCATCGCCGCCATAGCCACCGCCGCCATTGCCGTGCCATTTGTGGCAACCCACGCAATTCGCGCGACTGAACACCGCCTTGCCGGTATTGGTCGGATCCGAGGCCGGCGCCTGCGCCGACTGACCGTAGGTCGCGGCCGGCATCGAAAAATTCAGGGCGACGACGCTGGCAAGCAGCAGCTCGTCTGCCGCCGGGAATCTGTTGAAGATCATCATTGCATCTCTTGTCGAAGAAGCGGGAGGGCCCGCCGTTGGCGGACCCTCCATTTTTGGATGTCAGAGTGCGAATACGTAGAGCATCGATCCCGGCTGTATCTTCTTCAATTCGGGCGTCGAATCGATGAACCACTTGTCCCAGGCGCCGCCCAGGCCGACCAGAATGGCGACGTACTGTTTGCCGTCGACCGTAAAGGTCATCGGCGGTGCGTTGACGCCGCCGCCCGTGTTGAACTCCCAGAGCTTCTGCAATGACTTGGCGTCAAGCGCCATCACTTCGCCGGACGGCTGGCCGGTGAAGACGAGGTCAGGAGTCGCAAGCATGCCGCCCAAATTGGGGAACGGCGTTTCCATTTTGCCGGCGATCTTGCCGGTCGTCACGTCGATCGCAGTCACGCTGCCGGTGATCGTGAACGGCTGGCTCGGGCCGCCGCCGGTCCAGAACTCACGAGGTTTCAGTTTTTCCGGCGTCATCACCTCAACTTTGATGCGATTGCAGCTCTCGATCACCGGGATGTACCAGAGCTTCAGATCCGGATTATAGGCCGTCGGCGGCCAGTTCTTACCGCCCATATTGCCGGGGCAGATGTCGGTTTCCATGTTGGTGCGGCTTGGCGTCACCGACGCGATATAGGTCTGCACCTGCTTGTTCGAGTCATACTCGATCGGCTTGCCGGTCTCCGCGTCGAGCCCTTTGGTCCATGTGACTTTCTTGACGAATGGGAGGCCCCAGACGAACTTGCCGTTGGTGCGATCGATCGCATAGGCGAAGCCGTTGCGGTCCGCTTCGAGCGCGAGCTTCCGCGGACCGCTGGGCCCGGGGATATCGACCAGCACGTTTTCGGCCACGCTGTCATAGTCGTAGGGGTCGTTCGGCGTGTGCTGATAGTGCCACTTGATCTTGCCGGTTGTGGCGTCAAGGGCCAGCGAGCTGTCGGTGTAAAGGTTGTCGCCCGGCCGATAGGCGTTATCCCAGTCCGGTCCGGGATTGCCGATGCCCCAGATGAGGGTGTCGGTTGCGGGATCGTAGGTGCCGGTTACCCAGGTCGAACCGCCGCCGGCGGCAGCCGCGTTGTTGCTGTCCTTCCAGGTTTCGCTGCCGGGCTCGCCCTTGCCCGGGATCGTGTGGGTGCGCCAGACCTCCTTCTGGGTCGCAAGGTCGGTGGCGGCGATCCAGCCACGGATGCCGTACTCCGCGCCGGCCACGCCGGTGATCGCCATGTTCTTGACGATCAACGGCGCGCCGGTGATCACCTCGCCCTTGTCCGGATCGGCGACAGTCCGCTGCCAGGCGACCTGGCCGGTATCCTTGTTGGTCGCGATCAGCCGGCCATCAAGCGTGTGGGAAATGACGAGATCACCCCACAGTGCGACGCCGCGGTTGTCGACGCCGCAGCACGCCACAGCACCAGCCCAGTCACGGTCCGTCTTGGGATCCATCTTCCAGACCAGCACGCCGCGGCCACCATGCGCATCGATCTTGTAAACGGAACCCCATCCATCGGTAACGTAGAGAAAGCCGTTCTCGGCAATGGGCGTGCCTTCCAGCCCGCCATGGCTCCAGATGCCGCCGCCTTCGATGCCGCCGAGGTGCATGGTCCAGGCGACCTTCAGGTTCTTCACGTTATCGCGGTTGACCTCCTTCAGGCTGGAGA is from Bradyrhizobium sp. AZCC 2176 and encodes:
- a CDS encoding PQQ-dependent dehydrogenase, methanol/ethanol family, whose translation is MLTRACRLAAAVAAASVMGALPVSAADQVNQERLLNVDKEPGNWLHHHQNYSAHRFSSLKEVNRDNVKNLKVAWTMHLGGIEGGGIWSHGGLEGTPIAENGFLYVTDGWGSVYKIDAHGGRGVLVWKMDPKTDRDWAGAVACCGVDNRGVALWGDLVISHTLDGRLIATNKDTGQVAWQRTVADPDKGEVITGAPLIVKNMAITGVAGAEYGIRGWIAATDLATQKEVWRTHTIPGKGEPGSETWKDSNNAAAAGGGSTWVTGTYDPATDTLIWGIGNPGPDWDNAYRPGDNLYTDSSLALDATTGKIKWHYQHTPNDPYDYDSVAENVLVDIPGPSGPRKLALEADRNGFAYAIDRTNGKFVWGLPFVKKVTWTKGLDAETGKPIEYDSNKQVQTYIASVTPSRTNMETDICPGNMGGKNWPPTAYNPDLKLWYIPVIESCNRIKVEVMTPEKLKPREFWTGGGPSQPFTITGSVTAIDVTTGKIAGKMETPFPNLGGMLATPDLVFTGQPSGEVMALDAKSLQKLWEFNTGGGVNAPPMTFTVDGKQYVAILVGLGGAWDKWFIDSTPELKKIQPGSMLYVFAL
- a CDS encoding c-type cytochrome; the encoded protein is MPAATYGQSAQAPASDPTNTGKAVFSRANCVGCHKWHGNGGGGYGGDALSLRKTELTRDQIIETVGCGRPGTGMPFFMRGAYDEVKCHGMNRQDAGAQMPPEGGTFLRPKDIEAVADYVIAHIKGAGEPTYAECVAFFSSTSRVCDVYKAQKPDDATASMGKGK